From the genome of Acidimicrobiia bacterium, one region includes:
- a CDS encoding glycoside hydrolase family 15 protein has product MTSLIEQYALIGDTQTAALVGDDGSIDWLCVPRFDSGACFAALLGDASNGRWLIAPAAGGRATRRRYRDGTLVLETEFDTPEGTVRVTDCMPIRDRSIDVVRVVEGVSGAVPMKLELWVRFDYGSVVPWVRSTDHTVLMIAGPNALRLTSPVEVRGRDLRHEAEFVVREGDRVPFVLTWFESWHKEPPPPVDPIRSLGRTTAWWNDWSSRTTYEGGWKDQVQRSVITLKALTFAPTGGIVAAPTTSLPEWPGSVRNWDYRYCWLRDATFTLYSLMIAGYVKEAVEWRDWLLRAVAGDPAHLQIMYGPAGERRLPEYEVDWLPGYEASAPVRVGNAASEQFQLDVYGEVFDALHQTRHMGVAEDPTAWSLQQAILEFLESAWQDPDEGIWEVRGGRRDFTHSKVMAWVAFDRAVRAVEEFGLEGPVDRWRAAREEVHREVCAQGFDAERNTFTQSYKSKELDASTLMIPLVGFLPPDDPRVAGTLAAIERELLVDGFVLRYNSEVGVDGLPPGEGVFLPCSFWLADNLWLSGRHRDGAALFERLLGLVNDVGLLAEEYDPHSKRMLGNFPQAFTHVSLVNTASNLSGVTSPARHRATGDLGRE; this is encoded by the coding sequence ATGACGTCCCTCATCGAGCAGTACGCGCTCATCGGAGATACCCAGACCGCGGCCCTCGTCGGCGACGACGGATCGATCGACTGGCTCTGCGTGCCGCGGTTCGATTCCGGCGCGTGCTTCGCCGCGCTGCTCGGCGACGCGAGCAATGGCCGCTGGCTCATCGCTCCCGCGGCCGGTGGCCGCGCGACTCGCCGGCGGTACCGCGATGGCACCCTCGTGCTCGAGACCGAGTTCGACACCCCCGAGGGCACCGTACGCGTGACCGACTGCATGCCGATCCGCGATCGCAGCATCGATGTCGTGCGCGTCGTGGAGGGCGTGAGCGGCGCGGTGCCGATGAAGCTCGAGCTGTGGGTGCGCTTCGACTACGGCTCGGTGGTGCCGTGGGTGCGTTCCACCGATCACACGGTGTTGATGATCGCGGGACCGAATGCGTTGCGGCTCACGTCGCCGGTCGAGGTGCGCGGACGGGATTTGCGCCACGAGGCCGAGTTCGTCGTGCGCGAGGGCGACAGGGTGCCGTTCGTGCTCACGTGGTTCGAGTCGTGGCACAAGGAGCCGCCGCCCCCGGTCGACCCGATCCGGTCCCTCGGGCGCACGACCGCGTGGTGGAACGACTGGTCGAGCCGCACCACCTACGAAGGCGGGTGGAAGGACCAGGTGCAACGCTCGGTGATCACGTTGAAGGCGCTCACGTTCGCGCCGACCGGTGGCATCGTGGCTGCGCCCACCACGTCGCTCCCCGAGTGGCCCGGCAGCGTCCGGAATTGGGACTACCGCTACTGCTGGTTGCGCGACGCGACGTTCACGCTCTACTCACTGATGATTGCCGGGTACGTGAAGGAGGCAGTGGAGTGGCGCGACTGGCTGCTGCGAGCGGTGGCGGGCGATCCCGCGCACCTGCAGATCATGTACGGCCCGGCAGGCGAGCGGCGGCTCCCCGAGTACGAGGTCGATTGGCTGCCGGGCTACGAGGCCTCGGCGCCGGTGCGCGTGGGCAACGCGGCGTCAGAGCAATTTCAGCTCGACGTGTACGGCGAGGTGTTCGACGCGCTGCACCAGACCCGTCACATGGGGGTGGCCGAGGACCCCACCGCGTGGTCGCTCCAGCAGGCCATCCTCGAGTTCCTCGAGTCGGCGTGGCAGGATCCGGACGAGGGCATCTGGGAGGTGCGAGGCGGCCGCCGCGACTTCACACACTCGAAGGTGATGGCGTGGGTCGCGTTCGACCGCGCGGTGAGAGCAGTCGAAGAGTTCGGGCTCGAGGGACCCGTCGACCGGTGGCGCGCCGCGCGCGAGGAGGTGCATCGTGAGGTGTGCGCGCAGGGCTTCGACGCCGAGCGCAACACGTTCACACAGAGCTACAAGTCGAAGGAACTCGACGCGAGCACCCTGATGATCCCCCTGGTTGGCTTCCTACCCCCCGACGACCCACGCGTTGCCGGAACGCTTGCCGCGATCGAGCGCGAGCTGCTCGTCGACGGTTTCGTGCTTCGGTACAACTCAGAGGTTGGAGTCGACGGCCTCCCTCCCGGCGAGGGCGTATTCCTGCCGTGCTCGTTCTGGCTCGCGGACAACCTGTGGCTCAGCGGCCGGCACCGCGACGGCGCGGCCCTCTTCGAGAGGCTCCTCGGACTCGTCAACGACGTCGGGCTGCTCGCCGAGGAGTACGACCCCCACTCGAAGCGCATGCTCGGGAACTTCCCGCAGGCCTTCACCCACG